In Kogia breviceps isolate mKogBre1 chromosome 7, mKogBre1 haplotype 1, whole genome shotgun sequence, a single window of DNA contains:
- the PANX1 gene encoding pannexin-1 isoform X4: protein MKNLPGTQISCFSPSSFSWRQASFVDSYCWAAVQQKDSLQGDSGNLPLCLHKFFPYILLLVAILLYLPSLFWRFAAVPHLCSDLKFIMEELDKVYNRAIRAAKSVRDLDVRDGACPAREVNENLGQSLWEIPESHFKYPIVEQYLKTKKNSKNLIIKYLSCRVLSLSIILLAGVYLGYYFSLSSLSDEFICNIKSGILKNDSTVPDRFQCKLIAVGIFQLLSFINLVVYVVLAPLVVYTLFVPFRQKTDILKVYEILPTFDVLHFKSEGYNDLSLYILFLEENISELKSYKCLKVLENIKSSCQGIDPMLLLTNLGTIKMDVVDGKNPEPVEMMAEGQEDQTTDLKDLNVHNGTKINNGEQNARQRLLDTSC, encoded by the exons ATGAAGAATCTTCCAG GTACCCAAATAAGCTGCTTCTCCCCCAGTTCTTTCTCGTGGCGTCAGGCCTCCTTCGTGGATTCTTATTGTTGGGCAGCCGTCCAGCAGAAGGACTCCTTGCAGGGTGACTCTGGAAACCTTCCACTGTGTCTGCATAAG tttttcccctaCATCCTGTTACTGGTGGCGATCCTGCTGTACCTTCCCTCCCTGTTCTGGCGTTTCGCAGCTGTTCCTCATCTTTGCTCAGATTTGAAATTTATCATGGAAGAACTTGACAAAGTTTACAACCGCGCAATTAGAGCTGCAAAGAGCGTGCGTGACCTTGACGTGAGAGATGGAGCCTGCCCTGCTCGAGAAGTTAATGAGAACCTGGGGCAAAG ctTGTGGGAGATACCGGAAAGCCACTTCAAGTACCCAATTGTGGAGCAGTACTTAAAGACCAAGAAAAACTCCAAAAATCTAATCATCAAGTACCTCAGCTGTCGGGTGCTGTCACTCAGCATTATACTGTTAGCAGGCGTCTACCTGGGCTATTACTTTAGCCTCTCCTCCCTCTCAGATGAGTTCATCTGCAACATCAAATCTGGCATCCTGAAAAACGACAGCACTGTCCCCGATCGGTTCCAGTGCAAACTCATTGCCGTCGGTATCTTCCAGTTGCTCAGTTTCATCAACCTCGTGGTGTATGTCGTGCTGGCTCCCCTGGTGGTCTACACGCTGTTTGTTCCATTCCGACAGAAGACGGATATTCTCAAAGTGTATGAAATCCTGCCCACTTTTGATGTTCTGCATTTCAAGTCAGAAGGGTACAACGACTTGAGCCTCTACATTCTTTTCTTGGAGGAGAATATCAGTGAACTCAAGTCATACAAGTGTCTTAAGGTTctggagaatattaaaagcagttgTCAGGGCATTGACCCCATGCTTCTTCTGACAAACCTCGGCACGATCAAGATGGACGTGGTTGATGGCAAAAATCCTGAGCCCGTGGAGATGATGGCAGAGGGACAGGAGGACCAGACGACAGATCTAAAAG ATTTGAATGTACACAACGGAACGAAAATAAATAATGGAGAGCAGAATGCTCGACAGAGACTTCTGGATACTTCTTGCTGA
- the PANX1 gene encoding pannexin-1 isoform X2 produces MICATKEEDLDEASFRGIWRTGCALTPRSSSWLHMVKCPVLAVLSGTQISCFSPSSFSWRQASFVDSYCWAAVQQKDSLQGDSGNLPLCLHKFFPYILLLVAILLYLPSLFWRFAAVPHLCSDLKFIMEELDKVYNRAIRAAKSVRDLDVRDGACPAREVNENLGQSLWEIPESHFKYPIVEQYLKTKKNSKNLIIKYLSCRVLSLSIILLAGVYLGYYFSLSSLSDEFICNIKSGILKNDSTVPDRFQCKLIAVGIFQLLSFINLVVYVVLAPLVVYTLFVPFRQKTDILKVYEILPTFDVLHFKSEGYNDLSLYILFLEENISELKSYKCLKVLENIKSSCQGIDPMLLLTNLGTIKMDVVDGKNPEPVEMMAEGQEDQTTDLKDLNVHNGTKINNGEQNARQRLLDTSC; encoded by the exons ATGATttgtgccaccaaggaagaaGATCTGGATGAAGCAAGCTTCAGAGGAATATGGCGCACAGGATGCGCATTAACCCCACGCTCTTCCTCTTGGCTGCACATGGTCAAATGCCCTGTTTTGGCGGTGCTATCAG GTACCCAAATAAGCTGCTTCTCCCCCAGTTCTTTCTCGTGGCGTCAGGCCTCCTTCGTGGATTCTTATTGTTGGGCAGCCGTCCAGCAGAAGGACTCCTTGCAGGGTGACTCTGGAAACCTTCCACTGTGTCTGCATAAG tttttcccctaCATCCTGTTACTGGTGGCGATCCTGCTGTACCTTCCCTCCCTGTTCTGGCGTTTCGCAGCTGTTCCTCATCTTTGCTCAGATTTGAAATTTATCATGGAAGAACTTGACAAAGTTTACAACCGCGCAATTAGAGCTGCAAAGAGCGTGCGTGACCTTGACGTGAGAGATGGAGCCTGCCCTGCTCGAGAAGTTAATGAGAACCTGGGGCAAAG ctTGTGGGAGATACCGGAAAGCCACTTCAAGTACCCAATTGTGGAGCAGTACTTAAAGACCAAGAAAAACTCCAAAAATCTAATCATCAAGTACCTCAGCTGTCGGGTGCTGTCACTCAGCATTATACTGTTAGCAGGCGTCTACCTGGGCTATTACTTTAGCCTCTCCTCCCTCTCAGATGAGTTCATCTGCAACATCAAATCTGGCATCCTGAAAAACGACAGCACTGTCCCCGATCGGTTCCAGTGCAAACTCATTGCCGTCGGTATCTTCCAGTTGCTCAGTTTCATCAACCTCGTGGTGTATGTCGTGCTGGCTCCCCTGGTGGTCTACACGCTGTTTGTTCCATTCCGACAGAAGACGGATATTCTCAAAGTGTATGAAATCCTGCCCACTTTTGATGTTCTGCATTTCAAGTCAGAAGGGTACAACGACTTGAGCCTCTACATTCTTTTCTTGGAGGAGAATATCAGTGAACTCAAGTCATACAAGTGTCTTAAGGTTctggagaatattaaaagcagttgTCAGGGCATTGACCCCATGCTTCTTCTGACAAACCTCGGCACGATCAAGATGGACGTGGTTGATGGCAAAAATCCTGAGCCCGTGGAGATGATGGCAGAGGGACAGGAGGACCAGACGACAGATCTAAAAG ATTTGAATGTACACAACGGAACGAAAATAAATAATGGAGAGCAGAATGCTCGACAGAGACTTCTGGATACTTCTTGCTGA
- the PANX1 gene encoding pannexin-1 isoform X3 — protein sequence MKNLPGSNGTQISCFSPSSFSWRQASFVDSYCWAAVQQKDSLQGDSGNLPLCLHKFFPYILLLVAILLYLPSLFWRFAAVPHLCSDLKFIMEELDKVYNRAIRAAKSVRDLDVRDGACPAREVNENLGQSLWEIPESHFKYPIVEQYLKTKKNSKNLIIKYLSCRVLSLSIILLAGVYLGYYFSLSSLSDEFICNIKSGILKNDSTVPDRFQCKLIAVGIFQLLSFINLVVYVVLAPLVVYTLFVPFRQKTDILKVYEILPTFDVLHFKSEGYNDLSLYILFLEENISELKSYKCLKVLENIKSSCQGIDPMLLLTNLGTIKMDVVDGKNPEPVEMMAEGQEDQTTDLKDLNVHNGTKINNGEQNARQRLLDTSC from the exons ATGAAGAATCTTCCAGGTAGTAACG GTACCCAAATAAGCTGCTTCTCCCCCAGTTCTTTCTCGTGGCGTCAGGCCTCCTTCGTGGATTCTTATTGTTGGGCAGCCGTCCAGCAGAAGGACTCCTTGCAGGGTGACTCTGGAAACCTTCCACTGTGTCTGCATAAG tttttcccctaCATCCTGTTACTGGTGGCGATCCTGCTGTACCTTCCCTCCCTGTTCTGGCGTTTCGCAGCTGTTCCTCATCTTTGCTCAGATTTGAAATTTATCATGGAAGAACTTGACAAAGTTTACAACCGCGCAATTAGAGCTGCAAAGAGCGTGCGTGACCTTGACGTGAGAGATGGAGCCTGCCCTGCTCGAGAAGTTAATGAGAACCTGGGGCAAAG ctTGTGGGAGATACCGGAAAGCCACTTCAAGTACCCAATTGTGGAGCAGTACTTAAAGACCAAGAAAAACTCCAAAAATCTAATCATCAAGTACCTCAGCTGTCGGGTGCTGTCACTCAGCATTATACTGTTAGCAGGCGTCTACCTGGGCTATTACTTTAGCCTCTCCTCCCTCTCAGATGAGTTCATCTGCAACATCAAATCTGGCATCCTGAAAAACGACAGCACTGTCCCCGATCGGTTCCAGTGCAAACTCATTGCCGTCGGTATCTTCCAGTTGCTCAGTTTCATCAACCTCGTGGTGTATGTCGTGCTGGCTCCCCTGGTGGTCTACACGCTGTTTGTTCCATTCCGACAGAAGACGGATATTCTCAAAGTGTATGAAATCCTGCCCACTTTTGATGTTCTGCATTTCAAGTCAGAAGGGTACAACGACTTGAGCCTCTACATTCTTTTCTTGGAGGAGAATATCAGTGAACTCAAGTCATACAAGTGTCTTAAGGTTctggagaatattaaaagcagttgTCAGGGCATTGACCCCATGCTTCTTCTGACAAACCTCGGCACGATCAAGATGGACGTGGTTGATGGCAAAAATCCTGAGCCCGTGGAGATGATGGCAGAGGGACAGGAGGACCAGACGACAGATCTAAAAG ATTTGAATGTACACAACGGAACGAAAATAAATAATGGAGAGCAGAATGCTCGACAGAGACTTCTGGATACTTCTTGCTGA